In Paenibacillus dendritiformis, the DNA window TGCCTGCGGCGGCGATGCCATTACGATACGGGCGGATCTCCGTTCCGCCGGCCAGATCGATCGCATGAAGGCCAAGCTGGACGAGTTGGGCTATACTCCCGATATTTTGGTGAACAACGCGGGAACCGCTTATTATGGCTTGTTCACCGATGTGACGGAGGAGGAGTGGGACGACTGCATGAACATCAATCTGAAGGGAATGTTCCTCTGCACTCAGCGCTTCGCACCCCATATGATCTCGCAAAAGTACGGACGAATCATTAACGTTTCCTCGGTATGGGGGATTACGGGGGCTTCATGCGAAGTGATGTACTCCACGGCCAAAGGAGGCGTCAATGCCTTCACGAAATCATTGGCCAAGGAGCTGGCTCCATCCGGCGTCACCGTGAACGCCGTGGCTCCCGGGGCCGTGGATACCGATATGCTGAAGCATTTGGATACGTCGGAACGAAGCGCTCTGGAGGAAGATATCCCTGCTGGCCGCTTAGGCACGCCGGACGAAATTGCCTCGCTTGTTTATTTTTTGGCTCTGCCGGAGTCCGGCTACATTACCGGCCAGATCATCAGCCCGAACGGGGGCTGGCAGACGTAACCCGAGCGGCAGCCAGCTTGCTCCATGCATAATTCCTGCTCCGGAGGACCATATTACGACTGTTGACGCATTATTTTAATTAGCCACAAGGAGGCGTTCTCATGTCATCTGTATTGAAAAATTTCGACACGTGGAAAAAGTTTCTCGGCGAGCGCGTCAAGCAGGCAAAAGGACTCGGAATGAGCGAAGATACCATCTCCAATCTGGCCTATGAAATCGGTTCTTTCCTGGAGGAGAAGGTTGACCCGCAAAGTCAGGAAAACCGGGCGCTTAAGGAATTGTGGGAAGTCGGGAACGAGCAGGAGCGGAAAGTGCTGGCAAGCTTGATGGTCAAATTGGCAGAACGCCATAGTTAAAAAGCACTGTTGAATAAAGGAAGGAAGTTCTGTAAAGAGCTTTCTTTCTTTTCATCTCAAAAAAATATGATCGGGAATACATGTCATATAAGCTGACAATCTGCTATAATGGATATGTCCGCCAAGCGGTAATTTGTGACCGCTTTTTCTTATTTGTTCGGTGAAGCCAGGTGGAATTTGCGTGCCGAGTATTGTAGAATGAAAACGGCGGAACTGTATCCGCGGACGAGGTGCGTCATGGAGTACAAACAGTGGTATATGGAATATAAAATACATAAGAACCGCCCCGGATTGCTGGGTGACATTGCGTCTCTCCTAGGGATGCTGGAGGTCAACATTTTGACCATTAACGGGGTAGAAGATAAGACCAGGGGCATGCTTCTTCAGACCGATGACGACGAGAAAATCGAAATCATGGGCAAGATGTTGAAAAAAGTCGACAATATTACGGTGTCCGCGCTGCGGCAGCCTCGGCTGGTGGATATTTTGGCGGTGCGCCACGGGCGTTATATCGAGCGCGATTCGGACGATCGGAAGACGTTCCGCTTTACAAGGGACGAACTTGGCCTGCTCGTCGATTTCCTTGGCGAAATTTTCAAACGCGACGGCCATCAGGTGATTGGCGTTCGCGGCATGCCGAGAGTAGGCAAGACGGAGTCCATCATTGCCGGAAGCGTCTGCTCCATGAAGCGCTGGTCCTTCGTTTCTTCGACGCTTCTGCGCCAGACGGTGCGAAGCCAGATGTCCGAGGACGAGATGAATGTCAACAATATTTTCATTATCGACGGCATCGTGAGCACCATTCGGTCCAATGAACGCCACGCGGCCTTGCTGCAGGAAATTCTCGGGATGCCGTCGACGAAGGTCATCGAGCACCCGGATATTTTCGTGAAGGAAACCCGCTACGACTATGATTTCTTCGATTATATCATTGAATTGCGGAACAGCCCGGATGAAGAGATTACATATGAGTCTTTTACGGCGAATTATTATGATTTTTAAATAGGATAAAAGCACCAACCGGACAGAGATTTTGCGCAGGAGGTGAAAATGTGTCGGAATTGGGGCAGTTGTTAAAAAAGGCCAGGCTTGAAAAGGGCCTCACACTGGATGACGTTCAAGAAGCGACCAAAATCCGCAAGCGTTATCTGGAAGCGATAGAAGAAGGGGATTACAAAGTGCTGCCGGGCTCGTTCTACGTACGCGCCTTCATTAAGACGTACGCGGAGACGGTGGGCTTGAATCCGGATGAGCTCCTGCAATTTTATCGCAACGATATTCCCGCTCCGGAAGTGGAGACAACGGTAGAGCCCATGATTCGGAAGAAGCGCCGTGCTGTTCATTCGGACAAATTCGGGCGCTGGGCGACGACGATTTTAATGTGGGCATTTTTGGCCCTGATCATCGTGATTGTGTATTTTTATGTGGTGAAC includes these proteins:
- a CDS encoding DUF3388 domain-containing protein, with product MEYKQWYMEYKIHKNRPGLLGDIASLLGMLEVNILTINGVEDKTRGMLLQTDDDEKIEIMGKMLKKVDNITVSALRQPRLVDILAVRHGRYIERDSDDRKTFRFTRDELGLLVDFLGEIFKRDGHQVIGVRGMPRVGKTESIIAGSVCSMKRWSFVSSTLLRQTVRSQMSEDEMNVNNIFIIDGIVSTIRSNERHAALLQEILGMPSTKVIEHPDIFVKETRYDYDFFDYIIELRNSPDEEITYESFTANYYDF
- the ymfI gene encoding elongation factor P 5-aminopentanone reductase encodes the protein MKALADTSVLITGASRGIGAAIAHRFASVGMKVIIHYLNSHEAANEVARTCLACGGDAITIRADLRSAGQIDRMKAKLDELGYTPDILVNNAGTAYYGLFTDVTEEEWDDCMNINLKGMFLCTQRFAPHMISQKYGRIINVSSVWGITGASCEVMYSTAKGGVNAFTKSLAKELAPSGVTVNAVAPGAVDTDMLKHLDTSERSALEEDIPAGRLGTPDEIASLVYFLALPESGYITGQIISPNGGWQT
- a CDS encoding DUF3243 domain-containing protein, whose translation is MSSVLKNFDTWKKFLGERVKQAKGLGMSEDTISNLAYEIGSFLEEKVDPQSQENRALKELWEVGNEQERKVLASLMVKLAERHS